One stretch of Candidatus Hydrogenedentota bacterium DNA includes these proteins:
- the lpxK gene encoding tetraacyldisaccharide 4'-kinase has product MKRLPPIAERIRRGGPVPLPLAALLAAATPVVRFGMWRRRRLPRIRVDARVISFGNITVGGTGKTPAVIERARAEQAAGHAVAVVTRGYGSKRVPEPAFLDRQMPSCEAAEQFGDEAALIALRAPGVHIIKAADRIAGARYAIEQRGCDTIILDDGYQFLPLERDENILIIDASNPFGNGHLVPRGILREPVEALARATAIILTRCDQADNLDTAVKAVRRVCPNTPLRLTRHAPKRLRRVVDNAPLPLAYLDGHEVEAACAIGNPDAFFRTLEALGASIAARHAFRDHARVSLRPGVPNRPLVVTEKDAVRMRAPGEQVYALGVELEDC; this is encoded by the coding sequence ATGAAGCGGCTACCCCCCATCGCCGAACGCATCCGGCGCGGCGGCCCGGTCCCCCTGCCGCTTGCCGCCCTGCTCGCCGCGGCGACGCCCGTCGTGCGATTCGGCATGTGGCGGCGCAGGCGCCTGCCCCGTATCCGCGTTGACGCCCGGGTCATCAGCTTCGGCAATATCACGGTAGGCGGCACGGGCAAGACGCCCGCCGTCATCGAACGCGCGCGTGCGGAACAGGCGGCGGGACACGCCGTGGCGGTGGTGACGCGCGGCTACGGAAGCAAACGGGTCCCGGAGCCCGCGTTCCTTGACCGGCAAATGCCGTCGTGCGAAGCCGCGGAGCAGTTCGGCGACGAGGCGGCGCTGATCGCGCTGCGCGCGCCGGGCGTGCATATCATCAAGGCCGCGGACCGCATTGCAGGGGCACGGTACGCCATCGAACAACGAGGGTGCGACACGATTATCCTCGACGACGGCTATCAATTTCTTCCTCTGGAACGCGACGAGAATATCTTGATCATCGACGCCAGCAACCCCTTCGGGAACGGGCACCTCGTGCCGCGGGGCATCTTGAGAGAGCCGGTCGAGGCGTTGGCTCGCGCCACCGCGATCATTTTGACGCGCTGCGATCAGGCGGACAATCTCGACACCGCCGTGAAGGCGGTGCGGCGCGTGTGTCCAAACACGCCGTTGCGCCTTACCCGCCACGCACCGAAACGGCTTCGACGCGTGGTGGATAACGCGCCCCTGCCCTTGGCCTACCTGGACGGACACGAGGTAGAGGCGGCGTGTGCAATCGGCAATCCGGACGCGTTCTTCCGCACGCTGGAAGCTCTCGGCGCAAGCATCGCCGCGCGGCACGCTTTCCGGGATCACGCGCGCGTTTCGCTGCGTCCCGGCGTGCCGAACCGCCCGCTTGTCGTCACGGAGAAAGACGCCGTCCGCATGCGCGCGCCCGGCGAGCAGGTTTACGCGCTGGGCGTGGAACTGGAGGACTGCTAA
- the dprA gene encoding DNA-processing protein DprA has product MPLTQEQRDWLALVLVPGIGTTYFIRLLARFRTPGRVLSASEAELAELVGKALAQRIRQYKQVTDVAAQERLMAKYEAALITMEDPAYPPRLAEIYDPPLVLFCRGQLENADQYCVALVGTRKASPYGVRMAEALGRELAARGITVVSGLAHGIDAAAHRGAIEGGGRTIAVLGCGVDVAYPVENADLMHRVTRHGCVLSQFPMGTQPSRGLFPYRNRIISGLCMGTCIIEAPIQSGALITARQAAEQGREVFAVPGQVGHENSRGPHALIREGAKLVETVDDILAELEVPAEMRMQPARAPQPATPPRNAGPSPQLQPRPRDASAVTTAPKGETPRSKPQPPAHKPNLTSAEKAVLEVLSQDGSFVDEIAMASRLSVAEALSSLTLLELKGLVRQFSGKRFAPR; this is encoded by the coding sequence ATGCCACTGACCCAAGAACAACGCGATTGGCTGGCGCTGGTGCTGGTGCCGGGCATCGGCACGACGTATTTCATCCGGTTGTTGGCGCGGTTCCGCACGCCCGGGCGCGTGTTGAGCGCGAGCGAGGCTGAACTCGCCGAGTTGGTTGGAAAAGCGCTGGCGCAACGCATTCGCCAATACAAGCAGGTGACGGACGTCGCGGCACAGGAACGGCTGATGGCCAAGTACGAAGCCGCGCTGATTACCATGGAAGACCCGGCCTATCCGCCGCGCCTCGCGGAAATCTATGACCCGCCGCTGGTCCTTTTCTGCCGGGGCCAACTCGAGAACGCCGACCAGTATTGCGTCGCTCTCGTGGGCACGCGCAAGGCGTCACCCTACGGCGTGCGGATGGCGGAGGCGCTGGGGCGCGAACTGGCGGCCCGGGGCATCACGGTAGTCAGCGGTCTGGCGCACGGCATCGACGCAGCGGCGCACCGCGGCGCGATCGAAGGCGGCGGACGCACCATAGCCGTGCTCGGTTGCGGCGTCGATGTGGCGTATCCGGTGGAAAACGCCGACCTGATGCACCGGGTCACGCGGCACGGCTGCGTATTGTCTCAGTTCCCGATGGGCACGCAGCCCTCCCGCGGATTGTTCCCCTACCGCAACCGGATCATCAGCGGCTTGTGCATGGGCACCTGCATCATCGAGGCGCCAATTCAGAGCGGCGCGCTGATTACGGCCCGCCAGGCCGCGGAACAGGGGCGCGAGGTATTCGCCGTGCCCGGCCAGGTCGGCCATGAGAACAGCCGGGGGCCCCACGCGCTCATCCGCGAAGGCGCCAAACTGGTCGAGACCGTGGACGACATCCTCGCGGAACTGGAAGTCCCGGCGGAAATGCGCATGCAGCCCGCGCGCGCCCCGCAACCGGCGACCCCTCCGCGCAATGCGGGCCCATCGCCGCAGTTACAACCGCGGCCCCGCGACGCGTCCGCTGTGACAACCGCGCCCAAGGGAGAGACCCCGCGGTCCAAGCCGCAACCGCCCGCGCATAAGCCCAATCTTACTTCGGCGGAGAAAGCCGTGCTCGAGGTATTGTCGCAGGACGGCTCGTTCGTCGACGAGATTGCGATGGCGAGCCGCTTGTCCGTCGCGGAGGCGCTCAGTTCACTTACGCTGCTCGAATTGAAGGGGCTCGTGCGGCAATTCAGCGGGAAGCGGTTCGCGCCGCGATGA